A genomic stretch from Podospora pseudoanserina strain CBS 124.78 chromosome 3, whole genome shotgun sequence includes:
- a CDS encoding hypothetical protein (BUSCO:EOG09263ZBJ; COG:J; EggNog:ENOG503P4V8) gives MGNRRRLPQPMHFGCSNFWSSTSSSPSPSSLLSSVACELGAHSVNCASCTNPTPANATAIVFPFFTPPNCPPWAAHHITMSALLPARTCLRAATTTTTTTGTFTLPIRSFSTTPSQLYNQNRPSGGPIPSPTGQAPHPPPYPLGPRLYYKQSNTGLYGHATIRYGNNVSEKNEIKTRRTWRPNVHRKRLFSLSLRTWVQTRLTTRVLRTIDKVGGLDEYLLGIKSNRIKELGPWGWRLRWRIMQTRAVKQRFAAERKQLGLVDGVLEKQVREENKRYKMEQKQIQFYTKKKLGMTGSEASTGQHVLPDGRVVDEAGREAYIKETDAILSETGSEQILELGEVEVAKDEGFMKEKPAPKKAPKKAKV, from the coding sequence ATGGGCAACCGGCGCCGGCTGCCACAACCCATGCATTTCGGCTGCTCGAATTTTTGGAGctcaacctcgtcgtcgccgtcgccgtcgtcgctgCTATCGTCAGTCGCCTGTGAGTTGGGCGCCCACTCCGTCAATTGCGCCTCGTGTACCAACCCGACCCCAGCCAATGCTACCGCGATAGTTTTTCCCTTCTTCACACCACCAAATTGCCCTCCGTGGGCAGCACACCACATCACAATGTcagccctcctcccagcgAGAACCTGCCTCCGCGCGGCGAcaaccaccactaccaccaccggcacattcaccctccccatccgctccttctccaccaccccctcccaactctACAACCAAAACAGACCTTCTGGCGGCCCCATCCCCTCGCCCACCGGCCAagccccccatccccccccctaCCCTCTCGGACCCCGCCTCTACTACAAGCAGTCCAACACCGGCCTCTACGGCCACGCCACCATCCGCTACGGCAACAACGTCTCCGAGAAGAACGAGATCAAGACCCGTCGAACATGGCGCCCCAACGTCCACCGCAAGCgcctcttttccctctccctccgcacCTGGGTCCAGACGAGGCTGACCACCCGGGTCCTCCGGACCATTGACAAAGTCGGCGGGTTGGATGAGTACCTCTTGGGGATCAAGTCCAACAGGATCAAGGAGCTGGGTCCGTGGGGCTGGAGGTTACGCTGGAGAATCATGCAGACCAGGGCTGTCAAGCAGAGGTTCGCCGCCGAGAGGAAAcagttggggttggtggacggggtgttggagaagcaggtgagggaggagaacaaGAGGTACAAAATGGAGCAGAAGCAGATTCAGTTTTataccaagaagaagctgggtATGACGGGGTCGGAAGCATCGACTGGGCAGCATGTGCTTCcggatgggagggtggtggatgaggcggGCAGGGAGGCGTATATCAAGGAGACGGATGCCATATTGTCGGAGACAGGTAGTGAGCAGATTCTCGAACTGggcgaggtcgaggtggcCAAGGATGAGGGCTTCATGAAGGAGAAGCCTGCACCGAAGAAGGCCCCTAAGAAGGCGAAGGTGTAG
- a CDS encoding hypothetical protein (EggNog:ENOG503P48N) gives MIPPIDDLVLQQNPEFAALYTTLTTVILNPDASTRKDPKAKKRAAELDTHRLKTAKHHLLINAISTAHPTTEQPPPPAQEKPPLLRHRSTCSCLRIPTPETICPSSTSSSSYPPFVPNSPIPPPAPPLAILSPFSLLPSHVPLLSSFLSQTLHTSALTLARLSQPNTNPSFLHRSIPSLPAFTLTQLETLHHKKYSLLRSRLSLAVSVSNLLDQQILILSKLIRSLEAKHGPVSRWLEYSASERALVAQKQELEIKALSRALKKEVYSPEVATALGNYSRHLRDAKSRLGERIKGLEGELGEYHHQDASTEREKTRKMREMARVYADMGRQLDEVRKDLERLDTA, from the exons ATGATACCCCCTATTGACGATCTGGTTCTGCAGCAAAATCCCGAATTTGCAGCTCTTtacaccaccctcacaacaGTCATCCTCAATCCCGATGCCTCCACACGAAAAGACCCCAAGGCCAAAAAGCGAGCTGCG GAACTCGACACCCACCGGCTCAAAACAGCCAAacatcacctcctcatcaacgccatctccaccgcccacccaacaacagaacaaccaccccctccagcccaagaaaaaccacccctcctccgccaccgcTCAACCTGCTCCTGCCTCCGAATCCCAACCCCTGAAACCATCTG tccctcctcgacctcctcctcctcctaccCCCCCTTtgtccccaactcccccatccctcccccagctccccctctTGCTATCctctccccattctccctcctcccctcccacgtccccctcctctcctcgttCTTGTCTCAAACCCTCCACACCAGCGCCTTAACCCTCGCCCGCCTCTCccaaccaaacaccaacccctccttcctccaccgctccatcccttccctcccagccttcaccctcacccagctcgaaaccctccaccacaagaaatactccctcctccgctcccgcctctccctcgccgtctcggtcagcaacctcctcgaTCAGcaaatcctcatcctctccaagctgATCAGGTCCCTCGAGGCCAAACACGGGCCCGTATCTCGGTGGCTAGAATACTCGGCCTCCGAAAGGGCCCTCGTCGCGCAGAAGCAGGAGCTCGAGATCAAAGCTCTCAGTCGGGCGCTCAAAAAAGAGGTTTACAGTCCAGAAGTGGCCACGGCGTTGGGGAATTACTCTCGACATCTGAGGGATGCCAAGTCGCGGTTAGGAGAGAGAATcaaggggctggagggggagctgggggagtatcaccaccaagacgCAAGCacggaaagagaaaagacgAGGAAAATGAGGGAAATGGCGAGGGTGTATGCTGACATGGGGAGGCAGTTGGACGAGGTCAGAAAggatttggagaggttggataCTGCTTGA
- the AAT1 gene encoding aspartate transaminase aat1 (COG:E; EggNog:ENOG503NU8Q), with amino-acid sequence MTFHRPFLVSRKLSRPTLSTRRSTSGVGAYRDDAGKPYVLPSVRQAEEKVIASRLNKEYAGITGVPEFTKAAAVLAYGKDSPALDRVAITQSISGTGALRIGGAFLARFFPGAKTIYIPQPSWANHAAVFKDSGLAVEKYAYYNKETIGLDFEGMIADINKAPNGSIFLFHACAHNPTGVDPTPEQWKEIEAAVKAKGHYSFFDMAYQGFASGDIHKDAFAVRHFVAQGHNVALSQSFAKNMGLYGERIGAFSIVCESAEEKKRVDSQIKILVRPMYSNPPIHGARIAAEILNTPALYDQWLVEVKEMADRIITMRALLKENLEKLGSKHDWSHITSQIGMFAYTGLSPEQMDALAKEHSVYATRDGRISVAGITTGNVGRLAEAIFKVTG; translated from the exons ATGACTTTTCACAGGCCATTCTTG GTATCACGGAAGCTTTCAAGGCCGACACTTTCGACAAGAAGATCAACCTCG GGTGTCGGCGCCTACCGCGATGACGCTGGAAAGCCCTATGTCCTGCCCTCTGTCCGtcaggctgaggagaaggtgatTGCCTCGCGCCTCAACAAGGAGTACGCTGGCATCACCGGTGTCCCCGAGTTCACCAAGGCCGCTGCCGTTCTCGCCTATGGCAAGGACTCCCCGGCCCTCGACCGTGTTGCCATCACCCAGTCCATCTCCGGTACTGGCGCCCTCCGCATTGGCGGCGCTTTCCTCGCCAGGTTCTTCCCCGGCGCAAAGACCATCTACATTCCCCAGCCCTCGTGGGCCAACCACGCCGCCGTCTTCAAGGATTCCGGCCTCGCCGTGGAGAAGTACGCCTACTACAACAAGGAGACCATCGGCCTCGACTTCGAGGGCATGATCGCCGACATCAACAAGGCCCCCAACggctccatcttcctcttccacgCCTGCGCCCACAACCCCACCGGTGTCGACCCTACCCCCGAGCAGTGGAAGGAGATCGAGGCGgccgtcaaggccaagggTCACTACTCCTTCTTCGACATGGCCTACCAGGGCTTTGCCTCGGGTGACATCCACAAGGATGCCTTTGCCGTCCGCCACTTTGTCGCCCAGGGTCACAACGTTGCTCTCTCCCAGTCGTTCGCCAAGAACATGGGTCTCTACGGCGAGCGCATCGGTGCCTTCTCCATCGTCTGCGAGagcgccgaggagaagaagcgcgTCGACTCCCAGATCAAGATCCTCGTCCGCCCCATgtactccaacccccccatccacgGTGCCCGCATCGCCGCCGAgatcctcaacacccccgccCTCTACGACCAGTGGCTtgtcgaggtcaaggagatgGCCGAtcgcatcatcaccatgcgTGCCCTCCTCAAGGAGaacctcgagaagctcggcAGCAAGCACGACTGGAGCCACATCACCAGCCAGATTGGCATGTTTGCCTACACTGGCCTGTCGCCCGAGCAGATGGATGCGCTGGCCAAGGAGCACAGCGTCTACGCCACCCGCGACGGGAGAATCTCGGTTGctggcatcaccaccggcaacGTGGGGAGACTGGCCGAGGCCATCTTCAAGGTTACCGGTTGA
- a CDS encoding hypothetical protein (EggNog:ENOG503PRYK) has protein sequence MHLHPTVPLVVFLARASAQVHRMEFADSSSPSMRSLAAECPATAEMPKCAISCIDTAASSNGCPTASDLTCQCNNWAAIQQAAAPCVIAACAAKAPDVLSIASEICSQCAGVPVAQTMNGAANLQWAAAQPTGKASVRRSQEGQLRDWEDLWVDEEGKGWVTLPRRAVVGAVAKETGRPVVPREVLEQDRDRKMLARADRKPLGPIDVNSLDLSETGPELPDFGSGKSTDPKEPDFGTDGALSFHSEGLELPDFGFDESQAPELPGFGSEKSKGHELADFGGEPTELHPCWPAGYRGSGSLRSCDDLPDHDGDNLGGAEEKDFEQTRSRTWKRKTDLVYEKEEQERLRQLKDMKEQEKQGEQMKWTW, from the exons atgcATCTCCACCCAACCGTCCCGCTTGTCGTCTTCCTGGCTCGGGCCTCGGCCCAGGTTCACAGGATGGAGTTCgccgactcctcctccccctccatgCGCTCGCTGGCCGCCGAGTGCCCTGCAACAGCTGAGATGCCCAAGTGCGCC ATCAGCTGCATCGACACGGCCGCGTCCTCCAACGGCTGCCCCACCGCCTCCGACCTCACCTGCCAGTGCAACAACTGGGCCGCCATCCAGCAAGCCGCCGCCCCCTGCGTCATCGCCGCCTGCGCGGCAAAAGCCCCCGATGTCCTCTCCATCGCGAGCGAGATCTGCTCCCAGTGCGCTGGCGTCCCGGTCGCCCAGACCATGAACGGGGCGGCGAACTTGCAGTGGGCGGCTGCTCAGCCTACGGGGAAGGCGTCGGTTCGTCGTAGTCAGGAGGGCCAGCTTCGCGATTGGGAGGATCTCtgggtggatgaggaagggaaggggtgggtgacCTTGCCGAGGAGGGCTGTCGTTGGTGCCGTGGCCAAGGAGACGGGACGGCCGGTGGTGCcgagggaggttttggagcaAGACAGAGACAGGAAGATGCTGGCCCGGGCTGACCGCAAGCCGTTGGGACCGATCGACGTCAACTCCCTTGACCTTTCAGAAACGGGTCCCGAGCTCCCTGACTTTGGGTCTGGCAAGTCAACGGACCCTAAGGAGCCTGACTTTGGCACTGACGGGGCCCTCTCTTTCCACTCCGAGGGCCTGGAGCTTCCTGACTTCGGGTTTGACGAGTCCCAGGCCCCCGAGCTGCCCGGCTTTGGGTCTGAAAAGTCCAAGGGTCACGAGCTGGCCGACTTTGGCGGCGAGCCCACTGAGCTTCACCCTTGCTGGCCAGCAGGCTACCGGGGCTCTGGAAGCTTGCGGTCGTGTGATGATTTGCCCGACCACGACGGTGACAACCTTGGCGgagctgaggagaaggattTCGAGCAGACGAGATCCCGCACGTGGAAGAGAAAGACTGATCTTGTTTATgaaaaggaggagcaggagaggttgaggcaGTTGAAGGATatgaaggagcaggagaagcaggGTGAGCAGATGAAGTGGACGTGGTAG
- a CDS encoding hypothetical protein (EggNog:ENOG503NVVI; COG:Q), protein MTDYKFEGWLGLDASSAEGKMQWGEFEPKPWEETDIDIKISHCGICGSDLHTLRSGWVVRVGSQVKHLALGDRVGVGAQSDSCCSRTGKPCEACESGQENYCPNKHVGTYNGVYLNGGKSYGGYATYNRVPARFAVKIPEGISSAEAAPMLCGGVTTYAPLKHHGAGPGKTVGIVGLGGLGHFGVMWAKALGADKVVVISRTNAKKEDALKMGADEFIATAEDPRWGKTHANTIDLIVCTVSQTDMPVQDYFNLLKFDGVFVQVGLPDDGFPTFQQKPLIFKRIKITGSLIGSPDDIREMFDLALAKGVKPWISTIPMKDANQAIVDFEKGAPRYRFVLENEPEAKASL, encoded by the exons GCAAGATGCAATGGGGCGAGTTTGAGCCCAAGCCTTGGGAGGAGACCGACATCGATATCAAGATCTCTCACTGCGGTATCTGCGGCAGCGACCTTCACACTCTCCGCTCCGGATGG GTCGTCAGAGTCGGTTCTCAAGTCAAGCACCTCGCTCTCGGCGACCGCGTGGGTGTCGGTGCCCAGTCCGACTCTTGCTGCAGCCGCACAGGCAAGCCTTGCGAGGCCTGCGAGTCTGGCCAGGAGAACTACTGCCCCAACAAGCACGTCGGTACCTACAACGGCGTCTACCTCAACGGCGGCAAGTCCTACGGCGGTTACGCCACCTACAACCGCGTTCCCGCCCGCTTCGCCGTCAAGATTCCCGAGGGCATCTCCAGCGCCGAGGCCGCTCCGATGTTGTGCGGTGGTGTGACCACCTACGCTCCCCTCAAGCACCACGGCGCCGGTCCTGGCAAGACAGTCGGCATCGTCGGTCTCGGTGGCCTCGGTCACTTTGGTGTCATGTGGGCCAAGGCTCTCGGTGCGGACAAGGTCGTTGTCATCTCTAGAACAAACGCCAAGAAAGAGGACGCCCTCAAGATGGGCGCTGACGAGTTCATCGCTACCGCCGAAGACCCCAGATGGGGCAAGACCCACGCCAACACCATCGATTTGATCGTCTGCACTGTCAGCCAGACCGACATGCCGGTACAGGACTACTTCAACCTGCTCAAGTTTGACGGTGTCTTTGTGCAGGTCGGTCTGCCCGATGACGGCTTCCCAACCTTCCAGCAGAAGCCCTTGATCTTCAAGCGCATCAAGATCACTGGCAGTTTGATCGGCAGCCCGGATGACATCAGGGAGATGTTCGACTTGGCCCTCGCCAAGGGTGTCAAGCCGTGGATTTCTACCATCCCCATGAAGGACGCCAACCAGGCTATTGTCGATTTCGAGAAGGGAGCGCCGAGATACAGATTCGTCTTGGAAAACGAGCCCGAGGCCAAGGCTTCCCTTTGA